The following DNA comes from Candidatus Binatia bacterium.
CGGCGTTGTTCGACGACTACGCGCACGACCGCGTCGGCTGGTTCCCGGTGTTCCGCGTCAACGGCTAGCAAGAATGCAATCGGTGTAATGGGGTCTGACCCCATTCGCATCCATCATGGGGTCTGACCCCATACACATGGGGTCAGACCCCATTACACAGTAGGTATAGAGAGACCACGACATGAGCATCGCAAAGATCGCAATCCTCGGCGGCGGACAGATGGGTGCCGGCATCGCACAGGTGGCGGCGGTCGCCGGCCTCGACGTCGTGATGATCAAGGCCACGCCGGGACCGGCCGACAAGGCCCGCGCGTCGATCGAAAAGGACCTCGCCCGCGTCGTCGAGCGCGGCAAGCTCGAGCAGTCCGAGATGGACGCGACGCTCGCCAGGCTCCGCTTTACCGACAAGATCGACGCCGTGGCCGATTGCGACCTTTTCCTCGAGTCCATCGTCGAGGATCTCGGCGTCAAGCAGGCGAAGTTCGCCGAAGTCGACCGCATCGCGAAGCCGTCGTGCATCCTGGCGAGCAACACGTCGACGCTGTCGATCACGGCGATGCAGGGCGCGACCGGGCGAACGGACCGCTTCATCGGGCTGCACTTCTTCAATCCGGCAACCATGATGAAGCTCGTCGAGGTGATCCCCACCGACAGCACCGACGGCGCGGTCACCGCTTCGGCGATCCAGTTCGTCGAGAAGCTCGGCAAATCGCCGGTGCTCGTCAAGGACCAGACCGGCTTCATCGTCAATCGCCTGCTGACGCCGTACATGCTCGATGCGATGCGCTGCTTCGAGTCGGGGCTGGCCGACATCGCCGGCATCGACACCGCGATGCAGCTCGGCGCCAACCATCCGATGGGACCGCTGGCGCTGGCCGACTACATCGGCCTCGATATCGTGCTCGCGATGTCGCAGAACCTCTTCGCGACGTTCCAGCAGGACTACATGAAGCCGACGCCGCTGCTCGAGCACCTGGTGCGCGAGAAGATCCTCGGCCGCAAGACCAGGCTCGGCTTCTACGACTACTCGCACAAGCCGCCAATCGAGAACAAGGCGCTCCAGCGCTGATTCAGACGGCGAGGCGCGCGGCGAGGCGGCGCAGCGTAGTGGGGCCGATCTCCGCGGCTTCCACTGCATCGATCCAGCGTGGGGGAATCCCGTCGACGCCGAGGTGGGCGCCGGCAAGCGCCAGCGTCATCGCAGTGATCGCGCTCGCGTTGCCGCCGAGCGACAACGCCGCCACGGCGGCGTCCACGAAGCTCAGCGAGTGATCGGCGAAGCAGAACAGCGCCGTCACCACCGATCCGAGCGCCGTCTGGTTGTTGCCGAGGCGAGCGACGACGAGCGACGGCGCGACCGACTTTCCCGACAGGTCCGCGGCAACTTCCAGCTGGGAACGGTATTCGCGCACCTGCGCCTCGCCGGCGATCGTCTCGAAGAACGCGCGCGGCTCGATTCCGTCGTCCCGTTTTTCCAGTGCGACGGAAATACCGAGCGCGAAAAGAACGGCCCCTTCGACGCCGAGGGCGTGCGTGTGCGTGACACCGGCCGCTTCCTCGGCGATCCAGCGCAGCGTCGGCACGTCGTGGCCATGCAGCAGTCCGACGGCCGTACTGCGCGCGGCAGCAGCGTTGCCGTAGCAACCCCGGCCGGCGTGCGCGTCGCCGGCTTCCTGCCACGGCGAGCCCGCCTTGAGCCGCGTGAGCGCGAGCATCGTTCCCTGCCCGTAGCCGCGCCCTTCGTGAAAATGCGAAAGAAGCTTTCCCGCGAAATTCTCGCCGTCGAATTCGGCAAACTCCGCGAGCGACTCGGCCAGCGCGACCGTCATCTCGGTCGTCGAGCCGTAAGGACCCGGAACGAGCGCTTCCAGCTCGTGTCGCGAAGGGTAGCGATGCGCGACCAGGGCTGCCGATACGTTCTCGACCTGGGAGCCGAGGCTGTCACCGATCATCGCGCCGAAAAGGGCGCCTTCGACATGGGCAAGATGCGCGAGATTGGAGGCTTGGGAATGCATTGCGGAGTTTGCCGGGCACGGCGCCACAGGACGAGCGCGGCCGGCCGGCGCGGCATGATGCCAGAGAGAAGGCCCCGGCCAAACGGCTTCGCCTGCCGTCTCGACGGCTTTGCCTCCCGCCTGCATTTGCCGTAATCGCTGCGGACGTGCGCAAGCTGCTGATCACTGGAATCGCCGGCGGCCAGGGACGCCTCGTCGCGAAAATGGCGATGCGCGCGCGCCCCGGCAGCGAGCCGTGGCAGGTGGTCGGCGTGGACCGCCAGAAATGGCCGAGCGCTCCCGACGGCGTCGTCGTGCACCAGTTTGACATGCGCAAGCGTCGCTTCGAGGACGTCTTCCGTCACGAAAGGCCCGAGGCCGTCGTGCACCTGGCTTTCGTGCGCCATTTCCGCGCCGACCTGGCCACCCGCCACGAAGTCAACGTCGAAGGCACCAAGCACCTGCTCGAGCATTGCGCCGAATACGGCGTGCGCCAGCTCGTCGTCCTTTCCAGCTCCTACGTCTACGGCGCGCTGCCGACCAACGAGCGCTACATGACCGAGGAGCACCCGCTGAACGCATCGCGCAATTTTCCCGAGATGCGCGACCTCTGCGAAGTCGAGGGATTGGTGTCCGCGTTCCTGTGGCGTTATCCGGAGATCGCCACCTGCGTCATCCGGCCGGTCAGCACGCTCGGCCATTCGGTGCACAGCGCGATCGGCAGCTACATGCGCATGGCAATGGTCCCGACGATCATGGGCTTCAACCCGATGATGCAGTTCATCCATGAAGAGGACGTCGCCGAGGCGATGATGGTCGCGCTCGACCGCAAGGTGCGCGGGATCTTCAACGTCGCCGGGCCGGGCGCGGTGCCGCTCAAGCGGGCGCTGAAGGAAATGGGGCGCCAGAGGATTTCGATTCCCGATCCTTTCGCGCACCTGCTGATCCGTACGCTGTTCAACCTGAACATCTACCAGTTTCCTTCCGGCGCGATCGACTTCATCAAGTATCCCTGCACCGTCCGCGACGAGCGCTTCCGCGCGGCCACCGGCTTCAAGCCGCGACACTCGCTGGCCGAAGCGTTCGCGACGATGGCGATCTCGCCGCACTGAGCATCATGCTGGGAAGCCTCCTCGAGCTCGCATCCTCGATCACCGGCGGCATCTCCGATTCGGTTTCCGAGCTGTCGCGGCTGGTTGCCACGCTGCCCGACGAAATCGCCGGCAAAGTCGACCGCATCCCGGCCGACCTCAACGAGTACGGCTACGATCCCTGGGGCTACAGCCCGAAGGCGATGAAACGTTTCATCATTCCGAGCGCGTACCTGTACCGCTACTATTTCCGCTGCCGGACCACGGGGCTGGAGAACCTGCCGCAGGGTCGCATGCTGCTGATCGGCAATCACGCCGGACAGATGGCGTTCGACGGCGCGATGATCACGGCGGCGTGCGTCCTCGAGGCCAACCCGCCCCGCCTCGTGCGCGGCATGGGCGAGTACTGGCTCGGCACCCTGCCCTACATGAGCGTGCTGCTCGACCGCACCGGCAGCGTCGTCGGCACGCGCCAGACCTGCGTCGACATGCTTCGCCACGGCGAATGCGTGATGGCGTTTCCCGAAGGCGTTCGCGGCATGAACAAGGTCTACGCCGACGCCTACAAGCTGATGGAATTCGGTCTCGGCTTCATGCGGCTCGCGCTGGAAACCGATACGCCGATCGTGCCGGTCTCCGTCGTCGGTTCTGAGGAACAGAACCCCGGCCTTGCCGACCTGAAGGGCGTCGGCCACCTGCTCGGCATGCCGTCCTTTCCCGTGACGCTCACGTTCCCGTGGCTCGGTCCTCTCGGCATGCTTCCGCTGCCGGTGCGTTACCACATCGAATTCGGCAAGCCGATGCGCTTCGAAGGTCATGCCGAAGACGAGGACGACTCGATCCAGGCCAAGGTCGACCAGGTCAAGGCCGCGATCAGCGCGCAGCTCGCGCGCGGTCGCGCGGCCCGCAAGAGCATCTTCTTCTGAAATTTTGCGCGCGAAGGCGCCCGGCAGCAGCGTTGCTGGTGGCGGCCGTGCTCGCCGCACCCGCGGCCGCGCGCGCGCACCTCGGCAACATCAGCTACGCCGATTTCAGCGTCAGCGGCAACGAGGTGCTGCTGCAGTTCCGCTACGCCGCGCACGTGACGCCGGGATTGCCGCCGTCGCAGGCGGCGCAGCCTTCCAGGGCCGACCTGCTTGCGCTCGAGGACGGCATTCGCGCGTGGCTCGACCGCACGACGACGCTGTCGTCCGGCGGCCGCGCGTGCACCGTCGAAATCGAAAACCTTGCAGGGCCGGACCAGGACCAGAACCTCCAGGTCATCGCCGTGTGGACCTGCCAGGTCCCGAAGATCTTCGGACTGCGCATCGATTTCCGTCCTCTCGATGAAGTGATCGCCGACTGGCAAACGATCGCGACGCTTCACCTCGGCAGCGAAACGATGAGCACGGTGTTCGTGCCGGGACGCACGCGATGGGTGATCGGCGATGCGGGACCGGAAGTTTCGCCGCCGGCCGGTGCAGGCGGCAGCCCGGCAGCGGCGGGGTCCTCGCAAAATTCGCCCGCGACGAACTCGCCGGCCGCCGGTGCTGCCAGCGGCTCGGCGGGATCCAGCTTCGAGCAGTTCTTCCGCCTCGGCGTCGAGCACATCTGGACCGGTTACGACCACCTGCTGTTCCTGCTGGCCGTCCTGCTGGCCGGCGGCGGAATCCGCCGCCTTGCCGCCATCGTCACGTCGTTCACGCTCGCGCACAGCATCACGCTCGGCGTCGCGGCCACCGGACTGCTGCGCCTGCCGGTGGTGTGGGTCGAAGTGGCGATCGCGATCAGCATCGTGTTCGTCGCGGTCGAGAACATCTTCGCGCGCGGCGCCGACCGCCGTGCACTCGTCACGTTTTTCTTCGGCCTGGTGCACGGGTTCGGATTTGCCAGCGTGCTGTCGGCGGCGGCGCTGCCGGCCGCCGGAATCGTCGTGCCCCTGCTCGCGTTCAACCTCGGGGTCGAGGCCGGCCAGCTCGCCGTCGTCGTCGCGGTGGTTCCGGCGCTCGCCGTCGTGATGCGCGGGCCGCACGCGCGGCGGATCCAGGTCGTGCTGTCGCTGCTGATCGCGGCCGCCGGCGCCACGTGGGCGCTGGACCGCATCTCGGCGCTGCTTCGCTGAAGCGGGAGATCGGAAATCCCGAGATCCGCGGCCGTGGGGTCAGGCACTAGCGGAATAGTGCCTGACCCTATTCCCCTGGTGCCTGACCCTATTCCCCTG
Coding sequences within:
- a CDS encoding ADP-ribosylglycohydrolase family protein, with product MHSQASNLAHLAHVEGALFGAMIGDSLGSQVENVSAALVAHRYPSRHELEALVPGPYGSTTEMTVALAESLAEFAEFDGENFAGKLLSHFHEGRGYGQGTMLALTRLKAGSPWQEAGDAHAGRGCYGNAAAARSTAVGLLHGHDVPTLRWIAEEAAGVTHTHALGVEGAVLFALGISVALEKRDDGIEPRAFFETIAGEAQVREYRSQLEVAADLSGKSVAPSLVVARLGNNQTALGSVVTALFCFADHSLSFVDAAVAALSLGGNASAITAMTLALAGAHLGVDGIPPRWIDAVEAAEIGPTTLRRLAARLAV
- a CDS encoding HupE/UreJ family protein — translated: MAAVLAAPAAARAHLGNISYADFSVSGNEVLLQFRYAAHVTPGLPPSQAAQPSRADLLALEDGIRAWLDRTTTLSSGGRACTVEIENLAGPDQDQNLQVIAVWTCQVPKIFGLRIDFRPLDEVIADWQTIATLHLGSETMSTVFVPGRTRWVIGDAGPEVSPPAGAGGSPAAAGSSQNSPATNSPAAGAASGSAGSSFEQFFRLGVEHIWTGYDHLLFLLAVLLAGGGIRRLAAIVTSFTLAHSITLGVAATGLLRLPVVWVEVAIAISIVFVAVENIFARGADRRALVTFFFGLVHGFGFASVLSAAALPAAGIVVPLLAFNLGVEAGQLAVVVAVVPALAVVMRGPHARRIQVVLSLLIAAAGATWALDRISALLR
- a CDS encoding lysophospholipid acyltransferase family protein, translated to MLGSLLELASSITGGISDSVSELSRLVATLPDEIAGKVDRIPADLNEYGYDPWGYSPKAMKRFIIPSAYLYRYYFRCRTTGLENLPQGRMLLIGNHAGQMAFDGAMITAACVLEANPPRLVRGMGEYWLGTLPYMSVLLDRTGSVVGTRQTCVDMLRHGECVMAFPEGVRGMNKVYADAYKLMEFGLGFMRLALETDTPIVPVSVVGSEEQNPGLADLKGVGHLLGMPSFPVTLTFPWLGPLGMLPLPVRYHIEFGKPMRFEGHAEDEDDSIQAKVDQVKAAISAQLARGRAARKSIFF
- a CDS encoding 3-hydroxyacyl-CoA dehydrogenase family protein, translating into MSIAKIAILGGGQMGAGIAQVAAVAGLDVVMIKATPGPADKARASIEKDLARVVERGKLEQSEMDATLARLRFTDKIDAVADCDLFLESIVEDLGVKQAKFAEVDRIAKPSCILASNTSTLSITAMQGATGRTDRFIGLHFFNPATMMKLVEVIPTDSTDGAVTASAIQFVEKLGKSPVLVKDQTGFIVNRLLTPYMLDAMRCFESGLADIAGIDTAMQLGANHPMGPLALADYIGLDIVLAMSQNLFATFQQDYMKPTPLLEHLVREKILGRKTRLGFYDYSHKPPIENKALQR
- a CDS encoding NAD-dependent epimerase/dehydratase family protein; the encoded protein is MRKLLITGIAGGQGRLVAKMAMRARPGSEPWQVVGVDRQKWPSAPDGVVVHQFDMRKRRFEDVFRHERPEAVVHLAFVRHFRADLATRHEVNVEGTKHLLEHCAEYGVRQLVVLSSSYVYGALPTNERYMTEEHPLNASRNFPEMRDLCEVEGLVSAFLWRYPEIATCVIRPVSTLGHSVHSAIGSYMRMAMVPTIMGFNPMMQFIHEEDVAEAMMVALDRKVRGIFNVAGPGAVPLKRALKEMGRQRISIPDPFAHLLIRTLFNLNIYQFPSGAIDFIKYPCTVRDERFRAATGFKPRHSLAEAFATMAISPH